The following coding sequences are from one Corallococcus caeni window:
- a CDS encoding TolC family protein codes for MNALVFAALLVPAGLPGAATAQPGSGQSLPVLAQYTAPPQRAPPAPPPPTPSVAPPAAPTQAPNAQAPGTPTPNAPPPDARQAPASRSARQPAAQNPDDVPEVPPPFQANVSDPLLTPAPPAPQQLQSWNEALTLLRQRSTDLQAALGQIEVAAGTWRIALANLLPSVGGELSAQYNILNPNIPAVGGGVGGGVGGGVSGAEGFTPTQLLGIGVLTANVPVVDLANLYALGSAKESRRTASLSLAETRRQLTRGLAQALVSVSSNERLAEVNRVNLRTALERLALAQRRYELGAGTRLDVVRVEQDAQSARRNVVTGDENLRQAREALGLALGTPSPVGIKPGLDLNTFLEGANAACRTLESLENRPDIAAARSRQVVAERAIGEVKRQYAPTLDITSTTTGLTVNPGFAQVPIWNVGASLVLPFWDGGAREGLLRQARGQLEQARADVTNRERNIAVEVTQAKRAVQVTQATRELADRERKLAEENDRLTRRSFEVGTGTSLELVQSAGALRQAELELVLRDFQFRQALVDAFLSEAACDW; via the coding sequence ATGAACGCGCTCGTGTTCGCAGCCCTGCTCGTCCCCGCCGGACTCCCCGGCGCGGCGACAGCACAGCCCGGCTCCGGACAATCCCTGCCGGTCCTCGCGCAGTACACCGCGCCACCGCAGCGCGCTCCACCCGCGCCTCCGCCGCCCACGCCCTCCGTGGCGCCACCGGCCGCGCCCACGCAGGCGCCCAACGCCCAGGCGCCCGGCACGCCCACTCCAAACGCTCCACCTCCGGACGCGCGGCAAGCTCCCGCCTCTCGAAGCGCCCGGCAGCCCGCGGCCCAGAACCCGGACGACGTTCCGGAGGTGCCACCGCCCTTCCAGGCGAACGTGTCGGATCCGCTGCTCACGCCCGCGCCTCCCGCGCCCCAGCAGCTCCAGTCCTGGAACGAAGCGCTCACGCTCCTGCGCCAGCGCTCCACCGACCTCCAGGCGGCCCTGGGCCAGATTGAAGTCGCCGCGGGCACGTGGCGCATCGCGCTCGCCAACCTGCTGCCCTCCGTCGGGGGCGAGCTGTCCGCCCAGTACAACATCCTCAACCCGAACATCCCCGCCGTGGGCGGTGGCGTGGGCGGCGGCGTGGGCGGTGGCGTGAGCGGCGCCGAAGGCTTCACGCCCACGCAGCTGCTGGGCATCGGCGTGCTCACCGCGAACGTGCCCGTGGTGGACCTGGCCAACCTCTACGCCCTGGGCAGCGCGAAGGAGTCGCGGCGCACCGCCAGCCTGTCGCTCGCGGAGACGCGCCGGCAGCTCACCCGCGGCCTCGCGCAGGCGCTGGTCTCCGTCTCCTCCAACGAGCGGCTGGCGGAGGTCAACCGCGTCAACCTGCGCACCGCGCTGGAGCGGCTGGCCCTCGCGCAGCGCCGCTACGAGCTGGGCGCCGGCACCCGCCTGGACGTCGTCCGCGTGGAACAGGACGCGCAGTCCGCACGCCGCAACGTCGTCACCGGCGATGAGAACCTGCGCCAGGCGCGCGAGGCCCTGGGCCTGGCCCTGGGCACCCCGTCCCCCGTGGGCATCAAGCCGGGCCTGGATCTGAACACGTTCCTCGAGGGCGCCAACGCGGCCTGCCGCACGCTGGAGTCGCTGGAGAACCGCCCGGACATCGCCGCCGCGCGCTCACGGCAGGTGGTGGCCGAGCGCGCCATCGGCGAGGTGAAGCGCCAGTACGCGCCCACCCTGGACATCACCAGCACCACCACCGGGCTCACCGTCAACCCGGGCTTCGCGCAGGTGCCCATCTGGAACGTCGGCGCCAGCCTGGTGCTGCCCTTCTGGGACGGCGGCGCGCGCGAGGGCCTCCTGCGCCAGGCGCGCGGACAGCTGGAGCAGGCCCGCGCGGACGTCACCAACCGCGAACGCAACATCGCCGTGGAGGTCACCCAGGCGAAGCGCGCCGTGCAGGTGACCCAAGCGACGCGGGAGCTGGCGGACCGCGAGCGCAAGCTCGCCGAAGAGAACGACCGGCTCACCCGCCGCAGCTTCGAGGTGGGCACCGGAACGAGCCTCGAACTGGTGCAGTCAGCCGGGGCCCTGCGGCAGGCCGAACTGGAGCTCGTCCTCCGTGACTTCCAGTTCCGCCAGGCCCTGGTGGATGCATTCCTGTCGGAGGCCGCATGCGATTGGTGA
- a CDS encoding DUF427 domain-containing protein, whose amino-acid sequence MPVAKWNGVVLAKSDTYETVEGNIYFPPDSLVREHFKPSATHTHCPWKGEASYFSVEVDGKTNADAAWYYPEPKPAASNIQGYVAFWKGVTVER is encoded by the coding sequence ATGCCAGTCGCGAAGTGGAACGGTGTCGTGCTCGCGAAGAGCGACACCTACGAGACCGTGGAGGGCAACATCTACTTCCCGCCGGACAGCCTGGTGCGCGAGCACTTCAAGCCCAGCGCCACGCACACCCACTGCCCCTGGAAGGGCGAGGCGAGCTACTTCTCCGTGGAGGTGGACGGGAAGACGAACGCCGACGCCGCCTGGTACTACCCGGAGCCCAAGCCGGCCGCGTCCAACATCCAGGGGTACGTGGCCTTCTGGAAGGGCGTGACGGTGGAGCGCTGA
- a CDS encoding efflux RND transporter periplasmic adaptor subunit, whose amino-acid sequence MRLVRGGWGAWGLVLALAGGCSGGKDAPGGGPQAGQQSQGAGKPTPVQVLAVEPGPVRDTREYVGTLISRSSITVVPQVAGYIQKIPATPGQKVKAGDVLLVVDPRQEQANLRATQAQKASALANREFARKTRERSAQLLKEGLVSRQDYEQAVAQAAQSEAQAQAAEAQIQNQQVQLGFFNVSAPFDGIVGDIPVKLGDYVTPQTALTILDQSRSLDLSVQVPVDQAARVKVGVTPLEVLNEDGEPIIRAPAFFVASTPAPNTQLVEVQATFENTVGLRAGQLVRAQLVYDVRDALKMPTTAVTRQGSQSFAMVVGEGDAGTVVKRQPVTLGLVEGNDYEVLKGLDAGTQVIISGVQQLRDGMPIQPKPAQRAQGQTEGMPLPPAQGIGGGSDAGR is encoded by the coding sequence ATGCGATTGGTGAGGGGCGGTTGGGGCGCATGGGGGCTCGTCCTCGCGCTGGCGGGTGGGTGCAGTGGCGGCAAGGACGCCCCTGGAGGCGGCCCCCAGGCGGGCCAGCAGAGCCAGGGCGCCGGCAAGCCCACGCCGGTGCAGGTGCTGGCGGTGGAGCCCGGCCCGGTGCGCGACACCCGCGAGTACGTGGGCACGCTCATCTCCCGCAGCAGCATCACCGTCGTCCCGCAGGTCGCCGGCTACATCCAGAAGATCCCCGCCACCCCCGGCCAGAAGGTGAAGGCCGGAGACGTGCTGCTCGTGGTGGATCCACGGCAGGAGCAGGCCAACCTGCGCGCCACCCAGGCCCAGAAGGCCTCCGCCCTCGCCAACCGCGAATTCGCTCGCAAGACGCGCGAGCGCAGCGCCCAGCTCCTCAAGGAGGGGCTCGTCAGCCGCCAGGACTACGAGCAGGCCGTGGCCCAGGCCGCGCAATCCGAGGCCCAGGCCCAGGCGGCGGAGGCGCAGATCCAGAACCAGCAGGTGCAGCTGGGCTTCTTCAACGTGAGCGCCCCCTTCGACGGCATCGTGGGCGACATCCCGGTGAAGCTGGGCGACTACGTGACGCCGCAGACGGCGCTCACCATCCTGGACCAGAGCCGCTCGCTGGATCTGTCCGTGCAGGTGCCGGTGGACCAGGCCGCGCGCGTGAAGGTGGGAGTGACGCCGCTGGAGGTGCTCAACGAGGACGGAGAGCCCATCATCCGCGCCCCCGCCTTCTTCGTCGCCTCCACGCCCGCCCCCAACACGCAGCTGGTGGAGGTGCAGGCCACCTTCGAGAACACCGTGGGCCTCCGGGCCGGCCAGCTGGTGCGCGCGCAGCTCGTCTATGACGTGCGCGACGCCTTGAAGATGCCCACCACCGCGGTGACGCGGCAGGGCAGCCAGTCCTTCGCCATGGTGGTGGGGGAAGGCGACGCCGGCACCGTGGTGAAGCGCCAGCCCGTCACGCTGGGGCTGGTGGAGGGCAACGACTACGAAGTGCTCAAGGGGCTGGACGCGGGCACCCAGGTCATCATCAGCGGCGTGCAGCAGCTGCGGGACGGCATGCCCATCCAGCCGAAGCCCGCGCAGCGGGCGCAGGGGCAGACGGAGGGCATGCCCCTGCCGCCCGCGCAGGGCATCGGCGGCGGCTCGGACGCGGGTCGGTAG
- a CDS encoding alpha/beta fold hydrolase, which yields MPMRSVNGTRLYYEDTGGAGDVVLFSHGLLWSTRLFDPQVEALRGRFRCIAYDHRGQGQSDVPPESAIDVETVYADAVALIESLGVAPVHFVGLSMGGFVGMRLAARRPDLLRSLVLLETSADPEPPMNVPRYTALNLVARYVGLGPVATPVMRIMFGASFLTDPGRAEERALWRARLVGNRRDIYRAVNGVIQRKPIADELPRIRTPTLVVVGEEDRATVPAKSERIHSLIPGSKLVRLSRGGHSSSVEEPALINAELAPFLTQHASNQAAHAG from the coding sequence ATGCCCATGCGGTCCGTGAATGGAACCCGGCTCTACTACGAGGACACCGGTGGTGCCGGAGACGTGGTCCTCTTCAGCCACGGGCTCCTCTGGAGCACCCGGCTGTTCGACCCGCAGGTGGAGGCGCTGCGCGGGCGCTTCCGCTGCATCGCGTACGACCACCGGGGGCAGGGCCAGAGCGACGTGCCGCCCGAGTCCGCCATCGACGTGGAGACGGTGTACGCGGACGCGGTGGCGCTCATCGAGTCCCTGGGCGTGGCGCCCGTCCACTTCGTGGGCCTGTCCATGGGCGGCTTCGTGGGCATGCGGCTGGCGGCGCGCAGGCCGGACCTGCTGCGCTCGCTGGTGCTCCTGGAGACGTCCGCGGACCCCGAGCCCCCCATGAACGTGCCGCGCTACACCGCGCTCAACCTCGTCGCGCGCTACGTGGGCCTGGGCCCCGTCGCCACGCCGGTGATGCGCATCATGTTCGGCGCGTCGTTCCTCACCGACCCGGGCCGCGCGGAGGAGCGGGCGCTGTGGCGCGCGCGCCTGGTGGGCAACCGCCGCGACATCTACCGCGCCGTCAACGGCGTCATCCAACGCAAGCCCATCGCGGACGAGCTGCCGCGCATCCGCACGCCCACGCTCGTCGTCGTGGGGGAAGAGGACCGCGCCACGGTGCCCGCCAAGTCGGAGCGCATCCACTCCCTCATCCCCGGCTCCAAGCTGGTGCGCCTGTCGCGCGGGGGCCACTCGTCCAGCGTGGAGGAGCCCGCGCTCATCAACGCGGAGCTCGCCCCCTTCCTCACGCAGCACGCGTCCAATCAGGCCGCGCATGCCGGCTGA
- a CDS encoding HEAT repeat domain-containing protein, giving the protein MGGTFRMRSSRPVLVALAVVVLAVGLFFMLRPSAPPAPAVSAPVARAPSPPVDAGSIAAPVPVKTVEAPAAKPANHFVGSQVCADCHEEQHAGWKHDWHARALSPATKPYVAGTFTASTHFKGESSEAWMRRDGSSYLMRTRGADGNLGEWPVQWVVGGKRMQDPITLLPDGRWQVMPVYFHVTGKGEWVDYSEKKQGALSPDHPFFWTNFRRSAQHACLDCHVTGLDARYDRAAHQWETKFADAGVACESCHGPGGRHAESQLPADIIQPAKLSKDEGFAVCAQCHGPRRTLFPMLDAQHRFQPGQRYDASYQPMVLLVGNDRSGDFFADGRPSTSSFEYQALIQSKCHLQGGATCLTCHAAPHDASAPNEVKKQKPVAARATVNATTCQGCHQEVVAQGEKHTHHKAAAAQDCLACHMPPVVSGVLDHFADHALDVPVPQNTARHDVPNACNACHAKETPDAMQASLVKWWPKAEARQQRRLRLADAFDEKTAAQSRGALEAVLADTSEAGTLRGAAAKFLARRFKHDAVPALRAALKGTTDSTLRSDIIDGLGAANAREATEDLVPLLKDGSLWVRQGAALTLASFGDTRAMPALQALVTEPETRGLVQPHVMLGQLAMRRRDVTTATREFEQALDLQPYNADVLVRLADLYVVQGNEQKGRDRLEEALRFDPQNRAAKQRLGMLPQ; this is encoded by the coding sequence ATGGGCGGCACCTTCCGGATGCGCTCCTCTCGCCCTGTCCTTGTCGCCCTCGCGGTGGTGGTTCTCGCGGTGGGTCTGTTCTTCATGCTGCGCCCTTCCGCGCCGCCAGCGCCCGCGGTGTCCGCGCCGGTGGCCCGGGCGCCCTCGCCGCCCGTGGACGCGGGGAGCATTGCCGCGCCCGTGCCGGTGAAGACGGTGGAGGCGCCGGCCGCGAAGCCGGCGAATCACTTCGTCGGCTCGCAGGTGTGCGCGGACTGCCACGAGGAGCAGCACGCCGGCTGGAAGCACGACTGGCACGCGCGAGCGCTGTCGCCCGCGACGAAGCCGTACGTGGCGGGCACGTTCACCGCGAGCACGCACTTCAAGGGCGAGTCCAGCGAGGCGTGGATGCGCCGCGACGGAAGCAGCTACCTCATGCGCACCCGGGGCGCGGACGGGAACCTGGGCGAGTGGCCGGTGCAGTGGGTGGTGGGCGGCAAGCGGATGCAGGACCCCATCACGCTGCTGCCGGACGGCCGCTGGCAGGTGATGCCGGTGTACTTCCACGTCACGGGCAAGGGCGAGTGGGTGGACTACTCGGAGAAGAAGCAGGGGGCGCTGTCGCCGGACCACCCGTTCTTCTGGACGAACTTCCGCCGCAGCGCGCAGCACGCGTGCCTGGACTGTCACGTGACGGGGCTGGACGCGCGCTATGACCGGGCGGCCCACCAGTGGGAGACGAAGTTCGCGGACGCGGGCGTCGCGTGCGAGTCCTGCCACGGGCCCGGCGGGCGGCACGCGGAGTCGCAGCTGCCGGCGGACATCATCCAGCCGGCCAAGCTGTCGAAGGACGAGGGCTTCGCGGTGTGCGCGCAGTGCCACGGGCCGCGCCGCACGCTGTTCCCCATGCTGGACGCGCAGCACCGCTTCCAGCCCGGCCAGCGCTACGACGCGAGCTATCAGCCCATGGTGCTGCTGGTGGGCAACGACCGCTCCGGAGACTTCTTCGCCGACGGGCGCCCCAGCACCTCCAGCTTCGAGTACCAGGCGCTCATCCAGTCGAAGTGCCACCTGCAGGGCGGGGCCACGTGCCTGACGTGCCACGCGGCGCCGCACGACGCGAGCGCGCCCAACGAGGTGAAGAAGCAGAAGCCGGTGGCGGCGCGCGCGACGGTGAACGCGACGACGTGCCAGGGCTGTCATCAGGAGGTGGTGGCGCAGGGGGAGAAGCACACGCACCACAAGGCGGCGGCGGCGCAGGACTGCCTGGCGTGTCACATGCCGCCGGTGGTGTCGGGCGTGCTGGACCACTTCGCGGACCACGCGCTGGACGTGCCGGTGCCGCAGAACACGGCGCGCCACGACGTGCCCAACGCGTGCAATGCCTGTCACGCGAAGGAGACGCCGGACGCGATGCAGGCCTCGCTGGTGAAGTGGTGGCCGAAGGCGGAGGCGCGGCAGCAGCGGCGTCTGCGGCTGGCGGACGCGTTCGACGAGAAGACGGCGGCGCAGAGCCGTGGGGCGCTGGAGGCGGTGCTGGCGGACACGTCGGAGGCGGGCACGCTGCGGGGCGCGGCGGCGAAGTTCCTGGCGCGCCGGTTCAAGCACGACGCGGTGCCGGCGCTGCGGGCGGCGTTGAAGGGCACGACGGACAGCACGTTGCGCTCGGACATCATCGACGGGCTGGGCGCGGCGAACGCGCGCGAGGCGACGGAGGACCTGGTGCCGCTGCTCAAGGACGGCTCGCTGTGGGTGCGGCAGGGCGCGGCGCTGACGCTGGCCTCATTCGGGGACACGCGGGCGATGCCGGCGTTGCAGGCCCTGGTGACGGAGCCGGAGACGCGAGGCCTGGTGCAGCCGCACGTGATGCTGGGGCAGCTGGCCATGCGCCGCCGGGACGTGACCACGGCGACGCGCGAGTTCGAGCAGGCGTTGGACCTGCAGCCCTACAACGCGGACGTGCTGGTGCGGCTGGCGGACCTGTACGTCGTCCAGGGCAACGAGCAGAAGGGCCGCGACCGGCTGGAGGAAGCGCTCCGGTTCGACCCGCAGAACCGCGCCGCGAAGCAGCGCCTGGGGATGCTGCCGCAATGA
- a CDS encoding efflux RND transporter permease subunit, with amino-acid sequence MFTDFFIQRPVFSSVLSILITLVGAISIPSLPIEQYPELALPQVQITATYTGASAETVESAVTTVLERQLNGMEGMRYMSSTSTNDGQSTITATFDPSRDVDLAAVDVQNRVATATPQLPAQVNALGVTVRKAQTQLLVSFGVYDKEKRYDTEFISNYADVFIRDALLRVKGVGDVRIFGERRFAMRLWLDPTELARRRLTAQDVVNALQEQNVQVGAGKVGQAPSSKDQAYQLSLQVKGQLSSAEEFGAIVIQRGQDGALVRIRDVGQVKLGAESYQQLLRFNGQDAVGLGITQLPGSNALDVRKGVEAELQRLSANFPPGLTYQVAFDTTAAVSASIEEVLKALGEAILLVVLVIFIFLHGWRSVLVAVTTLPVSLVGTFMFVNAFGFSLNTLTLFGLTLATGLVVDDAIVVIENVERVIEHEKVDAKEATHRGMQQVAGVVVATALVLSAVFIPVSFFPGTTGAIYRQFALTIAFSISLSALVALTLSPALCARLLRPNEGQKFALARKFDQGLDALRRGYGKLLGRMLGKLRWVVVAIFAVFLVATGLLYRATPTGFIPDEDQGYLIIAVQGPEGTSLEYTRNVLIQVEGLIRQQEEVTQIFTVGGFSLLGTGANYGSLFINLKPWEERKKKESSVAGLVERLRGPLAQVGGARVLPLQPPAIRGVGSVGGFEFVLEDQQGGRTLDELAQATQALVGKASQERRLRGVFSAFTAGAPQLNLDVDREKAKALGVPLSSLFSTLQVYLGSQYVNDFTFSNRVYRVFVQAATPFRDNPKDIGSFYVRSDTGAMVPLESLVKVTPMTTAPNITHYNLFRSANVNGQGAPGVSTGQALQAMEDVAKQALPPGFTYEWTGLSQEQKSAGNTVLVIFALGIVFVFLVLAAQYESFALPFVVMLAVPVAMMGALLLQNLRGLVNDVFCQVGLVMLVGLASKNAILIVEFGEQLRAQGQGVVESAINAAETRLRPILMTSFAFLFGVVPLMLASGAGASARKSLGTAVFGGMLFSTFVNLIFIPVLYALVEGARTKVLKHRKHGNSPGGPPSPPPSIPPEGEPPRPQPA; translated from the coding sequence ATGTTCACCGACTTCTTCATCCAGCGCCCCGTCTTCTCCAGCGTGCTGTCCATCCTCATCACGCTCGTGGGCGCCATCTCCATCCCCAGCCTCCCCATCGAGCAGTACCCGGAGCTGGCGCTGCCGCAGGTGCAAATCACCGCCACGTACACCGGCGCGTCCGCGGAGACGGTGGAGAGCGCCGTCACCACCGTGCTGGAGCGCCAGCTCAACGGCATGGAGGGCATGCGCTACATGTCCTCCACCAGCACCAACGACGGCCAGTCCACCATCACCGCGACCTTCGACCCGTCGCGCGACGTGGACCTGGCGGCGGTGGACGTGCAGAACCGCGTGGCCACCGCCACGCCGCAGCTGCCCGCGCAGGTGAACGCGCTGGGCGTCACCGTGCGCAAGGCGCAGACGCAGCTGCTCGTGTCCTTCGGCGTCTACGACAAGGAGAAGCGCTACGACACGGAGTTCATCAGCAACTACGCGGACGTCTTCATCCGCGACGCGCTCTTGCGCGTGAAGGGCGTGGGCGACGTGCGCATCTTCGGCGAGCGCCGCTTCGCCATGCGCCTGTGGCTGGACCCCACGGAGCTGGCCCGGCGCCGGCTCACCGCGCAGGACGTGGTCAACGCCCTGCAGGAACAGAACGTCCAGGTGGGCGCGGGCAAGGTGGGTCAGGCCCCGTCCTCCAAGGACCAGGCGTACCAGCTGTCCCTCCAGGTGAAGGGCCAGCTGTCGTCCGCGGAGGAGTTCGGCGCCATCGTCATCCAGCGCGGACAGGACGGCGCCCTGGTGCGCATCCGCGACGTGGGCCAGGTGAAGCTGGGCGCGGAGAGCTACCAGCAGCTCTTGCGCTTCAACGGCCAGGACGCGGTGGGCCTGGGCATCACGCAGCTGCCGGGCTCCAACGCGCTGGACGTGCGCAAGGGCGTGGAGGCGGAGCTCCAGCGGCTGTCCGCCAACTTCCCGCCGGGCCTCACCTACCAGGTGGCGTTCGACACCACGGCGGCGGTGAGCGCCTCCATCGAGGAGGTGCTCAAGGCGCTGGGGGAGGCCATCCTCCTGGTCGTCCTGGTCATCTTCATCTTCCTGCACGGCTGGCGCAGCGTGCTGGTGGCGGTGACGACGCTGCCGGTGTCCCTCGTGGGCACGTTCATGTTCGTCAACGCGTTCGGCTTCTCGCTCAACACGCTGACCCTCTTCGGCCTCACGCTGGCCACGGGCCTGGTGGTGGATGACGCCATCGTCGTCATCGAGAACGTGGAGCGCGTCATCGAGCACGAGAAGGTGGACGCGAAGGAGGCCACCCACCGGGGCATGCAGCAGGTGGCGGGCGTCGTCGTCGCCACCGCGCTGGTGCTCTCCGCGGTGTTCATCCCGGTGTCCTTCTTCCCTGGCACCACGGGCGCCATCTACCGGCAGTTCGCGCTCACCATCGCGTTCTCCATCAGCCTCTCCGCGCTGGTCGCGCTGACGCTGTCCCCCGCGCTGTGCGCACGCCTCTTGCGCCCCAACGAGGGCCAGAAGTTCGCCCTGGCGCGCAAGTTCGACCAGGGCCTGGACGCGCTCCGGCGCGGGTACGGGAAGCTGCTGGGCCGGATGCTGGGCAAGCTGCGCTGGGTCGTCGTGGCCATCTTCGCCGTGTTCCTGGTGGCCACGGGCCTGCTCTACCGCGCCACGCCCACGGGCTTCATCCCGGACGAGGACCAGGGCTACCTCATCATCGCGGTGCAGGGCCCGGAGGGCACGTCGCTGGAGTACACGCGCAACGTGCTCATCCAGGTGGAGGGCCTCATCCGGCAACAGGAGGAGGTGACCCAAATCTTCACCGTGGGCGGCTTCTCGCTGCTGGGCACGGGCGCCAACTACGGCTCGCTCTTCATCAACCTGAAGCCCTGGGAGGAGCGCAAGAAGAAGGAGTCCAGCGTGGCGGGCCTGGTGGAGCGGCTGCGCGGTCCGCTGGCCCAGGTGGGCGGCGCGCGCGTGCTGCCCCTGCAGCCGCCCGCCATCCGCGGCGTGGGCAGCGTGGGCGGCTTCGAGTTCGTGCTGGAGGACCAGCAGGGCGGCCGCACGCTGGACGAGCTGGCGCAGGCCACCCAGGCGCTGGTGGGCAAGGCCAGCCAGGAGCGGCGCCTGCGCGGCGTGTTCTCCGCGTTCACCGCGGGCGCGCCGCAGCTCAACCTGGACGTGGACCGGGAGAAGGCCAAGGCCCTGGGCGTGCCGCTGTCCTCGCTGTTCTCCACGCTCCAGGTGTACCTGGGCAGCCAGTACGTGAACGACTTCACCTTCTCCAACCGCGTCTACCGCGTGTTCGTGCAGGCCGCGACGCCCTTCCGCGACAACCCGAAGGACATCGGCAGCTTCTACGTGCGCTCGGACACCGGGGCCATGGTGCCGCTGGAGTCGCTGGTGAAGGTGACGCCCATGACCACGGCGCCCAACATCACGCACTACAACCTCTTCCGCTCCGCCAACGTCAACGGCCAGGGCGCGCCCGGCGTCTCCACCGGCCAGGCGCTCCAGGCCATGGAGGACGTGGCGAAGCAGGCCCTGCCGCCCGGCTTCACCTACGAGTGGACGGGCCTGTCCCAGGAGCAGAAGAGCGCGGGCAACACCGTGCTCGTCATCTTCGCGCTGGGCATCGTGTTCGTCTTCCTGGTGCTGGCCGCGCAGTACGAGAGCTTCGCCCTGCCCTTCGTCGTCATGCTCGCGGTGCCCGTCGCCATGATGGGCGCGCTCCTGCTCCAGAACCTGCGCGGGCTGGTGAACGACGTGTTCTGTCAGGTGGGCCTGGTGATGCTGGTGGGCCTCGCGTCGAAGAACGCCATCCTCATCGTGGAGTTCGGCGAACAGCTGCGCGCTCAAGGGCAGGGCGTGGTGGAGTCCGCCATCAACGCGGCGGAGACGCGCCTGCGCCCCATCCTGATGACGTCCTTCGCGTTCCTCTTCGGCGTGGTGCCGCTGATGCTGGCCAGCGGCGCGGGCGCCTCCGCGCGCAAGTCGCTGGGCACCGCCGTCTTCGGCGGCATGCTCTTCTCCACCTTCGTGAACCTCATCTTCATCCCCGTGCTCTACGCGCTGGTGGAAGGGGCTCGCACGAAGGTCCTGAAACACCGCAAGCACGGCAATTCACCTGGCGGACCGCCGTCTCCGCCGCCGTCAATCCCTCCTGAGGGGGAGCCGCCGCGCCCCCAGCCGGCGTAG
- a CDS encoding oxygenase MpaB family protein, whose amino-acid sequence MPFIFRGQNLDALLGDPLNAANSLYGIMSAAEPQFMEDLRQHWKTHVRTTPGVNGTAWRPALKAFSAIEGFWGNTYSDHRIAQVMYGPAHSVATQAVTGVGSSAQFLRDFEAARDEAFYVFFQATSVNQLAGVSFKATYYHKDVSSLFEQRPHSKLRAIVSRRVIDTAQIMLRILYGNMNMGWGSLYSTRTLATTLLLAQMHNSALAHYRSGYTGRRCYNQSAVAFTLLTFSYIVAQAWVDKNYEYNEQRWYYFWKLVGSLLGVDSRLIADDHAEAATLWDLFFARGECFGGTPAPYPTTLDPNRIDDDLWNGYAVQPEANLIQWVPAFVVTQMRNSVRWGKYMLGL is encoded by the coding sequence ATGCCCTTCATCTTCCGTGGCCAGAACCTGGACGCCCTGCTGGGCGACCCGCTCAACGCCGCGAACAGCCTGTACGGCATCATGAGCGCGGCGGAGCCGCAGTTCATGGAGGACCTGCGGCAGCACTGGAAGACGCATGTGCGGACCACGCCCGGCGTGAACGGCACCGCGTGGCGCCCCGCGCTGAAGGCCTTCTCCGCCATCGAGGGCTTCTGGGGCAACACGTACAGCGACCACCGCATCGCGCAGGTGATGTACGGACCGGCGCACTCGGTGGCCACCCAGGCGGTGACGGGCGTGGGCTCCTCCGCCCAGTTCCTGCGCGACTTCGAGGCCGCGCGCGACGAGGCCTTCTACGTCTTCTTCCAGGCCACGTCCGTCAACCAGCTGGCGGGCGTGTCCTTCAAGGCCACGTACTACCACAAGGACGTGTCGTCGCTGTTCGAGCAGCGCCCGCACAGCAAGCTCCGCGCCATCGTGTCCCGCCGGGTCATCGACACCGCGCAGATCATGCTGCGCATCCTCTACGGCAACATGAACATGGGCTGGGGCAGCCTCTACAGCACGCGCACGCTGGCCACGACACTGCTGCTGGCGCAGATGCACAACTCCGCGCTGGCCCACTACCGGTCCGGCTACACGGGGCGGCGTTGCTACAACCAGAGCGCCGTCGCGTTCACGCTGCTGACGTTCTCGTACATCGTCGCGCAGGCGTGGGTGGACAAGAACTACGAGTACAACGAGCAGCGCTGGTACTACTTCTGGAAGCTGGTGGGCTCGCTGTTGGGCGTGGACTCGCGCCTCATCGCGGACGACCACGCGGAGGCCGCCACGCTGTGGGACCTCTTCTTCGCGCGAGGGGAGTGCTTCGGCGGCACGCCCGCGCCCTACCCCACGACGCTGGACCCCAACCGCATCGACGACGACCTGTGGAACGGCTACGCCGTGCAGCCGGAGGCGAACCTCATCCAGTGGGTGCCCGCCTTCGTCGTCACGCAGATGCGCAACAGCGTGCGCTGGGGCAAGTACATGCTGGGCCTCTGA